TAAGGCCCTGCTGCCTCTCTTAGAAACTGAGGTAAGTCCCTTAACCACTCACTTCCTTCTCTCTGAGCTGGGGGTTTGAAATGTGACCGTGTGTGTACACAGCGTCTCCTGGGCACAGcctaccgctgctgctgctaagttacttcagttgtgtccgactctttgcgaccccatagatggcagcccaccaggctccaccgtccctgggattctctaggcaagaacactggagttggttgccatttccttctccaatgcatgaaagtgaaaagtgaaagagaagtcgctcagtggtgcctgactcttagcgaccccatggactgcagcctaccaggttcctccttccatgggattttccaggcaagagtactggattaaggtgccagtgccttctctggggCACAGCCTGAGGGTTTAGTAAATGCTACTCCTCCCCGCTCGCCCCCAAAATCAGAGCTGCTTAGAATCTTCCACCTGCAAGATTGGCCTTTGGGGTTAGCCATTTGAGGGGCGAGGCAGGTAACCCAGGTGACTGGAGGTGGCCAGGTCAGGCGGTGAACAGTGGCACTGCAGCCCGGCTCCGCCAGTAGCAGGTGGTGGAGCCTCATGGGGCGAATAGGAGCATCCGTGCCTGTCACTCCATCAGTGCTTCCGAGACCAGCCAGAAATCATTTTGTTGTAAAATCtccagactcttgagagttggcAGCTGATTGACATTTAAAGTGGGCCAGACAGCGCATGTGCAGGCCAGAGCCCGCTGCGTGTGGCCTGTGGGCCCCTCTGCCCCTGCTCAGGGTGCTCACGGTTTACCCTGGAGGCCTCTGGAGAGAAGAAGGCCCTGGCTCTGGGGCCTGACAGACCTGATGTGGAGTCCCGGCTTCCCCccactgtgaccttgggcagcacACTGGCCTTCTTGGGGCCTCTGTTGGTCTGCCAGCTCTGCGTGGGGAGACCTGTCTCGTGGGGTGGGCGTGAGGCTTGCAGGAGAGGACGGTGGCCAGGTGTGGAGCCCAGCGCCTGGGAGGCGGTGGGTCCCTCCTCTTCTCCGTGTGGTGGGCTGGCGGGGCTCAGGCCTGCCTGTCACACAGGGCCACCCCGGGAAAGTGGACAGGCCACGCCTCTTGGGTTCTTCTCGAGTCAGTCGGCAGATGGTCAAGTGTCAGCTGTGTGCTGTCTGGACAGGAGGCCTGCCCCGGCACCCGACACCCCACCGGGGCTGGGCCTGAGCCCCTCTTAGCTCCCTGGGAGGAGCCCAAGCGCAGACAGCAGGGCCCTGGCTCCTGTGTGCCCTGGCTCCTCTGTGAAGTGGGCCTCTGGGGAACACGTGGGAGGATAATGGGCCTGGCACAGGGTAAGTGCTCAGAACAGTTCTGGTCGCGGCAGGGATTTGGGCTCTTTGTACACATTTTGTCCCATTTTGACACTTACGAGCACACACTGGGGGCCAGGCAGTTTTAGGCTCTGGAGATAGTGAGGACCACAGCTGCCAAGTCACCATGGCGGTTCAGAGTGGAAAGACAGCCATTAAGGCAACTCACACGTATGGCAGAGGTGGTGAGTGCTGTGGAGAAAAGTCAAAAGTGAAGCTGGCTGAGGAGATGGGGGGCGGGGATTTGCAGGTTGACCCAGGGTGGTGTCTGATGAACTGAAAGAGGCCAGTGAGCAAGGCGGGGGGGCCATCCGGGCAGAGCCGGGGGGCGGCCGGCGTGGCGGGAGCAGAGTGGATGGGAGACGCCGGGCTTGGAGCCGAGAAGGGATTCGGAGGGAGCCGCGTTTACTGGGTTTCTGTGGTTGCTGGTGCCGTGGTGGGGAGAGACTGGGCAGTGAGTGAGGTGCGGGCAGGGAGACTGTGTGGAAGCCTTTGCGATGAAACCGGCCCTAGATGGAGCTGGACGGGGCAGCGGCACAGCCCACGTGAGGAGAGACGGACGCAGGCAGAGTGGCAGGGTCTGCCCTGGGTAGCTGGGGGCATTGAGGGCGGAGTCTGCACGGCTGGGAGGGTTGCAGCTGAAAGGTGGGGAGCTGAGGAAAGGCAGGGAAGGCCAGAGGTCAGAAGCCGCCTGTTGGCTGGGCAGTTCAGAGGCGGTGCAGCCCAGGCAGTTGAGTGGAGGGGGAAGACGTGGGCGGATGAAGAATTACGTTTAAATCCCAGGAGGTCAGGAGACAGCTGATGCCGGGCTGCCCCAGGCCTGAACAGCTTGTGCTGTTCACGCAGCAGGGACTGTGGATGGTCCCTGGCGAGACTGTCTTCTGGCAGGTGACACATGGGTCTTGAAGGAGGGGTGTGTGGTTGGGTGGCGGCCGTGACCACTACGGGTAGGTGaggaggggcagcggtgaggGCATGGAGAGGAGCGAAGAAGGGGGTTTGCGTCACCACACCTGTGGTGCAGGGGGACGCTGCTCGGCAACGGTCTGGCGGGAGTGGGTCTGACCCTTGGACTTAGGAGGGCATCTGTGACCACTAGAGAAGAAGCCGGCCGGGCTTGCGTTCCCGGCAGAAAGGAAACGGAGACAGTGGCACAGGCCGCGTCAGGAGCAGTGCTGCCCTGCGGGAGAGCAGAGGGGCGGGGCGGTGGCAGCAAGGGAGTTCATGGGGAGCAGAGCATCTGTCTGTAGGCGGCGGGGCCAGTGGGTCTGGAGAGAGAAGCTGATGATGGGGAGCGGGGGCGCAGGCTTCAGGAACAGTGTCCTGAGTCCAAGGGAACACGGCTCTGGGAGCAGCCTCGGACCTTCCAGGGATGGAGAGTGAGGCCCTGGGGGGGCAGGGTGCCGTGGGGATGACAGCTTCTTAGTGTAAGTCCTCAGGAAGCACGGTCATCGGGAAGATGACTGGCTGGGGGCTTAACGTATGGGGAGAAGGCATGAAATAGGcgtcaggaggaaggggagggtgctCAGGCCCGGGGAGTGAGGCCAGGTTGCCGGACAGCACCAAGGGCCAGACCCCCGACTCCTGAGGGGAGATTGAACAGACAGGAGGAACTCCATtgagctggggaggaaactggGAAAGAGTGAACCAGTACCTGTGAGCGGGCAGGGCAGGGGTTAGATGGAGGTGAGGGGGGCTGTTTCCCACCCCAGGACTGTGCAGTGGGGGCCCCCAGCGCGGCGCTGCGCCATGTACACTCACTTGTTTGCCCTGGATCTCTCAGAGTTTGAAAGGCTATTCACTGGAAAAGCTGCTTCCGTCAAGGACCCATTCAGTTGCCTGGTTTTATGAAACAACAGCCCTTTAGGCCCAGCAGCATGGCATGCCTAGTGGCTGATGACCACTTTGGTTGGTGACCGATGCAACCAGTGTGTCTATAATTCATGTTCCTGAGGCTCTGGGGCTCCCAGCAGCGGGTTGCCAAGTGACCCCCGTTATCAGAGTCAGCAGCCAAGGATGGCAGGAGGCTGTTGTGGTGTGACCTCTGTTGGGGGCATTTCCTGGGCCTGCCCTGGTTTCCGCCGGATGTTGATGGGCacgtggtggggtgggggctgcctcTCCGCAGGACCTCCACAAAAAGTACTCATACATCCGCAAGACCAGGCCTGATGGAAACTGCTTCTATCGTGCTTTCGGATTCTCCCACTTGGAGGCGTTGCTGGACGACAGCAAGGAATTGCAGCGGTGAGGAGGCGCTCGGGGGAGGTTCCGTGAAGGGCGCGTGGGCTCCCTCCTCCCTGTTGGTGGCTGGGAGGTGCGGTTCCCCTTGAGGCCCAGTGATGGCCTGGGCCCTGCTGGGCCGGGTCTGCCGGCCTAGGAGCCCGTGGCGCCCTCTTTCCCACCCGTCCACAGGTTCAAGGCTGTGTCTGCCAAGAGCAAAGAGGACCTGGTGTCCCAGGGCTTCACTGAGTTCACAATTGAGGATTTCCACAACACGGTGAGGCCAGCTGCCCTGCCGCGGGGTCGGCCAGGGTGGCGGGTGGTGGCCTGGCGGTGGCAGGGATGACCTGTCTCCCCTGTCTCGCCCTGTGTCCCCCTCGGGTGCAGTTCATGGACCTGATCGAGCAGGTGGAGAAGCGGACCCCCGTGGCCGACCTGCTGGCCTCTTTTAACGACCAGAGCACCTCGGACTACCTGGTGGTCTACCTGCGGCTGCTCACCTCGGGCTACCTGCAGCGCGAGAGCAAGTTTTTCGAGCACTTCATCGAGGGCGGGCGGACCGTCAAGGAGTTCTGCCAGCAGGTGCTGCCCCTCCCCGCTCCTCAGCTGTGGGCCCTTTTCCCTCGAGCCCCGGGGAGGGCCCAGGTGGTGGGGGCCCCGAGCGCCCCCTGAGCCGCGCTGTGCCGCAGGAGGTGGAGCCCATGTGCAAGGAGAGCGACCACATCCACATCATCGCGCTGGCCCAGGCGCTCAGCGTCTCCATCCAGGTGGAGTACATGGACCGCGGCGAGGGCGGCACCACCAACCCCCACGTCTTCCCCGAGGGCTCCGAGCCCAAGGTCTACCTGCTCTACCGGCCCGGACACTACGACATTCTCTACAAATAGGGCCGCCGGCCGCTGCCGCACCGCCCGCCCCTCCGCCAGGCGCTAGACGTGTACAGAGGTTTTCTTGTGGTTGTAAATGGTCATACTtcactcccccaccccttccctgtcACACGACCTCCCGTGTTTTATTAAAGGGGACGCTGGTGGTGAGCCGCGTGTGTGCGTG
This window of the Capra hircus breed San Clemente chromosome 29, ASM170441v1, whole genome shotgun sequence genome carries:
- the OTUB1 gene encoding ubiquitin thioesterase OTUB1, translating into MAAEEPQQQKQEPLGSDSEGVNCLAYDEAIMAQQDRIQQEIAVQNPLVSERLELSVLYKEYAEDDNIYQQKIKDLHKKYSYIRKTRPDGNCFYRAFGFSHLEALLDDSKELQRFKAVSAKSKEDLVSQGFTEFTIEDFHNTFMDLIEQVEKRTPVADLLASFNDQSTSDYLVVYLRLLTSGYLQRESKFFEHFIEGGRTVKEFCQQEVEPMCKESDHIHIIALAQALSVSIQVEYMDRGEGGTTNPHVFPEGSEPKVYLLYRPGHYDILYK